From one Montipora capricornis isolate CH-2021 chromosome 10, ASM3666992v2, whole genome shotgun sequence genomic stretch:
- the LOC138021999 gene encoding uncharacterized protein codes for MSLEELKSSATEIKCLRPIQEAIVNFFQLNTWEDVQTEFGSTVSPEKLLLFTGKDLEQTHEFQKFLDLLKRKKDGDALEMTDLINGRLGALGLIISSKTLLDVEQNSIAKLPHFQGAFLAIGKAGEHCKNASDAIGVIARINFTKLTSFNIVLFTEIDDVKKLKDKMMEEGATHAQTGHFYVQNKPSSDSQGPYLKESLSTFVVGHWSVSRQVTSRHLSVANSGNVIFVEHVPSQCSSSETLPVKAYTWLVNHLSREGDAVVDVGSNTGYAMVAALKEGRNAVWLSTASQSELVRVQTRISTLLFSET; via the exons ATGAGCCTAGAGGAACTTAAAAGTTCTGCAACAGAGATCAAGTGTTTAAGGCCCATCCAGGAGGCTATTGTCAACTTCTTCCAATTAAATACGTGGGAGGATGTTCAAACTGAATTTGGCAGTACTGTCTCGCCTGAAAAGCTCTTGCTGTTTACA gGAAAAGATTTGGAACAGACCCATGAGTTCCAGAAATTCTTAGACCTCTTGAAGCGAAAGAAAGATGGAGATGCTCTCGAAATGACTGATCTTATAAATGGGCGGTTGGGTGCACTGGGGCTAATCATTTCTAGCAAAACACTGCTTGATGTAGAGCAGAATTCTATTGCTAAGCTGCCACACTTTCAAGGAGCCTTTTTGGCAATCGGGAAAGCTGGTGAGCATTGCAAG AATGCCTCTGATGCTATTGGGGTGATTGCCAGAATCAACTTTACAAAGTTGACATCGTTTAACATAGTGCTCTTTACAGAAATTGATGATGTTAAAAAGCTCAAAGACAAGATGATGGAAGAGGGTGCTACGCATGCACAAACTGGACATTTCTATGTCCAAAACAAGCCCTCAAGTGACAGTCAAG GGCCATATTTGAAGGAGTCCCTCAGCACCTTTGTGGTAGGACACTGGTCAGTGTCCAGACAGGTGACATCAAGGCATTTGTCTGTTGCAAACAGTGGAAATGTCATATTTGTGGAGCATGTTCCTTCACAGTGTAGCAGTTCAGAAACACTACCAGTTAAAGCCTACACCTGGCTTGTGAATCACCTGTCAAGGGAAGGGGATGCTGTGGTAGATGTTGGCAGCAACACAGGATATGCCATGGTGGCAGCCTTAAAGGAAGGCCGAAATGCAGTGTGGTTGAGCACTGCATCACAATCTGAACTTGTAAGAGTACAGACAAGGATTTCAACCCTCCTGTTTAGTGAAACATAA